In Acinetobacter piscicola, a single window of DNA contains:
- the asd gene encoding archaetidylserine decarboxylase (Phosphatidylserine decarboxylase is synthesized as a single chain precursor. Generation of the pyruvoyl active site from a Ser is coupled to cleavage of a Gly-Ser bond between the larger (beta) and smaller (alpha chains). It is an integral membrane protein.): MSLTSNLKKQLFIRAQNLVPQQQLSRVVGKLAASENPLVKNVVIQAFKAQYGIDMSIAQQSDALKYKSFNEFFTRALKEGVREIDTDANSIVSPADGAISQLGQVKEGDVFQAKGQSFSVEKLIGDPQLAAPFKNGEFATVYLSPRDYHRVHMPFAGTLTETLYIPGELFSVNKTTAENVPGLFARNERMVCLFDTELGRMAVVLVGAMIVAGIETVATGKVKPSGRLELNHHELKLEKGDELGRFYLGSTAIVLFEQGKMNWDAQFKANSVVVMGEALGHIL, encoded by the coding sequence GTGAGTCTAACCTCAAACTTAAAAAAACAACTTTTTATTCGTGCTCAAAATTTAGTACCGCAACAACAACTCAGCCGTGTGGTGGGTAAACTTGCAGCTAGTGAAAATCCATTGGTTAAAAATGTCGTTATTCAAGCATTTAAAGCACAATATGGCATTGATATGTCGATTGCACAGCAAAGTGATGCATTAAAATATAAATCATTTAATGAGTTTTTTACCCGTGCTTTAAAAGAGGGTGTGCGTGAAATTGATACAGATGCAAATAGTATTGTTTCACCTGCGGATGGTGCAATTTCCCAATTAGGTCAAGTGAAAGAAGGCGATGTATTTCAAGCCAAAGGTCAAAGTTTTTCAGTTGAAAAATTGATTGGTGATCCGCAGCTTGCAGCACCGTTTAAAAATGGTGAATTTGCGACCGTCTATTTGTCACCACGTGATTATCATCGTGTGCATATGCCTTTTGCAGGAACATTAACTGAAACGTTATATATTCCGGGTGAATTATTTTCTGTCAATAAAACGACTGCGGAAAATGTGCCAGGTTTATTTGCCCGTAATGAACGTATGGTGTGTTTGTTTGATACAGAATTAGGTCGTATGGCCGTTGTTTTGGTGGGTGCAATGATTGTTGCTGGTATTGAAACCGTAGCAACAGGTAAAGTGAAACCATCGGGTCGCTTGGAACTCAACCATCATGAGTTAAAACTTGAAAAAGGTGATGAGTTAGGACGCTTCTATTTAGGTTCAACCGCGATCGTTTTATTTGAACAAGGTAAAATGAATTGGGATGCACAATTTAAAGCGAACTCCGTGGTTGTCATGGGTGAGGCTTTAGGGCATATCCTATAA